In one Saimiri boliviensis isolate mSaiBol1 chromosome 19, mSaiBol1.pri, whole genome shotgun sequence genomic region, the following are encoded:
- the LOC101053155 gene encoding olfactory receptor 10J4 gives MPKPNFMAVTEFILECFSMFDWHHRLILFVAFLLFYLLTLASNAIILTVIHFHHQLHMPMYFFLSVLSISETCYTVAIIPQMLSSLLSPQQTISIQNCATQLFFYLTFGVNNCFLLMAMGYDRYVAICNPLRYSVIMDKKACLPLASGSWGIGLSTAIIQVSSVFSLPFCDSRLISHFFCDIRPIMKLACADTTIKEFITLLISLRVLVLPMVLIFISYVLIVTTILKIASAEGRRKAFATCTSHLTVVTVHDGCTSFIYLKPKFQNSLQDRLISVTYTVITPLLNPVVYSLRNKEVKDALLRALGRKPLS, from the coding sequence ATGCCAAAGCCCAATTTCATGGCTGTGACAGAGTTTATactggaatgtttctccatgtttgaTTGGCATCACAGACTCATCCTGTTTGTGGCCTTTTTGCTCTTCTACCTATTGACCCTTGCCAGCAACGCTATCATCTTGACAGTTATCCACTTTCACCATCAACTTCACATGCCCATGTACTTCTTCCTGAGTGTGCTGTCCATTTCCGAGACCTGTTACACAGTGGCCATCATCCCCCAAATGCTTTCCAGTCTCCTCAGCCCTCAACAAACCATCTCTATCCAAAACTGTGCCACTCAGCTCTTCTTCTATCTCACTTTTGGTGTAAATAACTGCTTCCTGCTCATGGCCATGGGGTATGACCGCTATGTGGCTATCTGCAACCCCCTACGGTATTCGGTCATCATGGACAAAAAGGCTTGTTTACCACTGGCCAGTGGGTCCTGGGGCATTGGCCTGAGCACCGCTATCATTCAGGTGTCTTCTGTGTTCAGCCTTCCCTTCTGTGACTCCCGTCTCATCTCTCACTTCTTTTGCGATATCCGGCCCATAATGAAGCTTGCCTGTGCAGACACTACTATCAAGGAGTTTATTACTTTGCTCATCAGTCTCCGTGTCCTTGTTCTGCCCATGGTCTTGATCTTCATCTCCTATGTCCTAATTGTCACCACCATCCTAAAGATTGCATCAGCTGAGGGCCGAAGAAAGGCCTTTGCCACTTGTACCTCACACCTCACAGTGGTCACTGTCCACGATGGCTGTACCTCTTTCATCTACCTAAAACCCAAATTCCAAAATTCCCTGCAGGACAGACTTATCTCTGTGACATACACTGTTATCACTCCCCTGCTGAACCCTGTTGTATACAGCCTGAGGAACAAAGAGGTCAAGGATGCCTTGCTCAGAGCTTTGGGCAGAAAGCCTCTCTCTTAG